The sequence below is a genomic window from Salvelinus namaycush isolate Seneca unplaced genomic scaffold, SaNama_1.0 Scaffold166, whole genome shotgun sequence.
tACCGTCGCCTCGTATTGTACCACATTCCAATGTGTAAAAGTTGCGCCCCTGTTGTGTTACATTGTCCATGTTTGACATTGTTTACTGTAACGTCTCCACTTACGACAGGTAGGGTTTGATGGCCACATCCAGGCTGGTCTCTGATTCCAGAGGGTAGGCACAGGAGAAGGGCACGCTCACGGGTCGGCTGAAGGACACGTTGTGAATGTGGTagatgaataagctgttggaaaAGATGGCGTCAGTTCCGTTTGTCTGGTGAAAGGGGGAAAAGGGAAGAAGATTAGAAGCCAGGAGAGGACCTCTCCCCAGTCCTCAGAATAATACAATTCTTGGACTATTGCATTTCAGTTAATCTGTTCATCATTTTCTGTTGACGGCAACATGTCTCACAGGAAGTGTTCTCTGTTGAAGGTTTCGGTGAGGAACGGGGTGAACGGGTCGGGGTCTGTTCTCACCTCCAAAGTGTTTCCGCAGGTGCCCTCCGTGCGCTCCACCTGGTACCATACCATGCCGCCACGCTCTTCGTGAGCGTTACACCGGGGGTCGGCCAGGTTAGCGGTGGTGGCATCCAGACCAGCGGCCTCCAGGTTAGTCCTGTTGAGACCCACCTGTACCAGGCTCCGCCCACACACTACCGCTGGGTGCAGCAAAACAGGCTGAtctgtaagagagaaagagagcgagagagggatgagaaaAGAAAGACAACATGAAAGAAGTTATTCAAGAACACAAAATGAAAAGAAGGAATTACAAATTCTCATATACACTCTTAGAGAAAATGATTTCAAAATAGTTCTTCGGCTCTTTCCATaggagaaccccttttggttccaggtcgaACCCTCTAGGGAAGGGGTTCAACTTGGAACCCattagggttctacctggaaccaaaaaagggttcttcaaagggttctcctatgggggcagccgaagaacccttttaggttctagatagcaccttttttctaagagtgtacatagGTCCTCAAGCAGGTGTTTTCTGAGAACTCA
It includes:
- the LOC120037262 gene encoding uromodulin-like, producing MCGTCRAGETCVSNDGVTWRCERPDQPVLLHPAVVCGRSLVQVGLNRTNLEAAGLDATTANLADPRCNAHEERGGMVWYQVERTEGTCGNTLETNGTDAIFSNSLFIYHIHNVSFSRPVSVPFSCAYPLESETSLDVAIKPYLS